The Hyperolius riggenbachi isolate aHypRig1 chromosome 3, aHypRig1.pri, whole genome shotgun sequence genome window below encodes:
- the SMKR1 gene encoding small lysine-rich protein 1, which yields MPTKSAKSKGSAKSNGKGKKVKKTKKKSKEPKPEVDILSPAAMLNAYYISHNAVDCLEFRGFNWSGAPKKKGKKGKKGKKKK from the coding sequence CCAACTAAAAGTGCCAAATCGAAGGGATCAGCCAAGTCCAATGGAAAGGGAAAGAAGGtgaagaaaacaaagaaaaagagtAAAGAGCCCAAGCCTGAAGTGGACATACTCAGCCCAGCAGCAATGCTGAATGCTTACTACATCTCGCACAATGCTGTGGACTGCTTGGAATTTCGAGGCTTTAACTGGTCAGGAGCACCAaaaaagaaagggaagaaaggaaagaaaggaaagaaaaagaaataG